One Acinetobacter pullicarnis genomic region harbors:
- a CDS encoding ATP-binding cassette domain-containing protein, whose protein sequence is MAYITLRDVQLAFGGPSLLDGASFNLERGERVCLIGRNGEGKSTLLKLIEGSLFPDAGEVTIQNGLTVSMLAQDVPVDSGKVADVVAEGAGEAAKVLKAYHEANDACVLGDMQACERMGDLQHELDKHDGWSLETKVNSILSKMGLDPESDLAELSGGRKRRVLLAQALLTQPDVLLLDEPTNHLDVESIEWLEKFLLDQNNLTLLFISHDRAFVDSVATRIVELDRGVLRSYEGNYTRYIELKAQQMEAEEKQNALFDKRLAEEEVWIRQGIKARRTRNEGRVRALKALREESKARRSQQGKVNMGVQEASRSGKLVFEIEHLGVSYGDNQLINDFSAVVMRGDRIGLVGDNGVGKTTLIKAILGDIEHRGEVKVGTQLEVAYFDQLRNQLELNKSVADNVSEGSDFVDVNGQRRHIYSYLQDFLFSPERARTPVKALSGGERNRILLAKLLLKPSNLIVMDEPTNDLDMVTLELLEDMLGEYKGTLLLISHDRAFMDNVVTSTWVFDGRGGIQEYVGGYQDYLQQCPDQTVVDQKSDVKKAIAKAETTAGDAAPAKKVKLSYKDQRELEQLPAEIEALETEQSTLSEKLADGAWFVSNADAATAASQRLSEIDELLLEKLERWDLLENMTKA, encoded by the coding sequence ATGGCCTATATTACCCTAAGGGACGTCCAACTTGCATTCGGGGGACCTTCTCTTCTCGACGGCGCAAGTTTCAATTTAGAACGTGGCGAACGCGTGTGTTTAATTGGTCGAAATGGTGAGGGTAAATCGACACTCCTCAAACTCATCGAAGGTAGCCTCTTCCCAGATGCGGGTGAAGTCACCATTCAAAATGGTTTGACTGTTTCTATGCTTGCACAAGACGTGCCAGTTGATTCGGGTAAAGTTGCAGACGTGGTTGCTGAAGGTGCAGGCGAAGCCGCAAAAGTGCTCAAAGCCTACCACGAAGCCAATGATGCCTGCGTGCTTGGTGATATGCAAGCCTGTGAACGCATGGGTGATTTGCAGCATGAGCTCGATAAACACGACGGTTGGTCATTAGAAACCAAGGTCAATTCGATCCTCAGTAAAATGGGCTTAGACCCGGAAAGCGATTTGGCTGAATTGTCAGGTGGACGTAAGCGTCGTGTGCTTTTGGCCCAAGCACTGTTGACCCAGCCTGATGTGTTATTACTCGATGAGCCTACGAACCATTTAGACGTTGAAAGTATTGAATGGTTAGAGAAATTCTTACTTGATCAAAACAACTTAACGTTATTGTTTATCTCGCATGACCGTGCATTTGTCGATAGCGTTGCAACGCGTATTGTCGAACTCGATCGTGGTGTATTGCGTAGTTATGAAGGTAACTACACGCGCTATATCGAATTAAAAGCGCAGCAAATGGAAGCTGAAGAAAAACAAAATGCATTGTTTGACAAAAGATTGGCCGAAGAAGAAGTTTGGATTCGCCAAGGCATTAAAGCACGACGTACCCGTAACGAAGGCCGTGTTCGTGCATTAAAAGCATTGCGTGAAGAATCAAAAGCACGCCGCTCGCAGCAAGGCAAGGTCAATATGGGCGTGCAAGAAGCTTCTCGCTCAGGAAAATTGGTCTTTGAAATTGAACACTTGGGCGTTAGCTATGGCGACAACCAATTGATCAATGATTTCTCTGCAGTGGTGATGCGTGGCGATCGTATTGGTCTGGTCGGTGACAACGGTGTGGGTAAAACCACGCTGATTAAAGCGATTTTGGGCGATATTGAACATCGTGGTGAAGTGAAAGTCGGTACCCAGTTAGAAGTTGCCTACTTCGACCAACTGCGTAACCAACTCGAATTGAACAAATCAGTTGCAGATAACGTTTCTGAAGGTTCTGACTTTGTTGATGTAAATGGTCAACGTCGTCATATTTATAGCTACCTGCAAGACTTCTTATTCTCACCAGAACGCGCACGTACGCCAGTCAAAGCCTTGTCTGGTGGTGAACGTAACCGTATCTTGTTGGCCAAACTGTTGTTAAAACCGTCGAACCTGATTGTGATGGATGAGCCAACCAACGACTTGGATATGGTGACCTTAGAGTTACTTGAAGACATGCTCGGTGAATATAAAGGCACCTTGCTACTCATCAGCCATGACCGTGCCTTTATGGACAACGTGGTGACGTCGACTTGGGTCTTTGATGGTCGTGGTGGCATTCAAGAATATGTCGGAGGTTATCAAGACTACTTACAACAATGCCCGGATCAAACCGTGGTCGATCAAAAAAGTGATGTGAAAAAAGCCATTGCCAAAGCAGAAACCACTGCTGGTGATGCGGCCCCTGCCAAGAAAGTCAAACTTAGCTATAAAGATCAACGTGAACTTGAACAGTTGCCTGCTGAAATCGAAGCATTGGAAACTGAGCAAAGCACGCTCTCTGAAAAGCTTGCTGATGGTGCATGGTTTGTATCCAATGCAGATGCAGCGACAGCGGCCTCACAACGTTTATCAGAAATTGATGAACTGTTGCTTGAAAAGCTAGAGCGCTGGGATTTGCTTGAAAACATGACCAAAGCCTAA
- a CDS encoding SlyX family protein → MTEAKNIDEQASFSAPIEDLQVRIAFLDDLVEQLDAEVARQGADIADLKKQMQLLYQRVDSSDRSDGIASFDPSNDRPPHY, encoded by the coding sequence ATGACTGAAGCAAAAAATATTGATGAACAGGCGTCATTCTCCGCACCCATAGAAGATTTGCAAGTGCGAATTGCATTTTTGGACGATTTAGTCGAACAATTAGATGCAGAAGTTGCCCGTCAGGGTGCCGATATCGCCGATTTAAAGAAACAAATGCAATTGTTGTATCAGCGCGTCGATAGTTCAGATCGTTCTGATGGTATTGCTAGCTTTGATCCTTCGAATGATCGACCACCCCATTATTAA